AACTTCCCGCGCTGTTTTTTACAAACATCCCCGCCAAAGGCCCCATTCCCCGGGGAATCCCCGCCTCCGGCGGAATGAAGGCGGCGCCCGCCCTGTTTACTAAACCGGCGGTCAACCACACAGGAGGACAGAAACCATGAAAAGAGTGCTGCTTGCAACCGCGCTGATCGGCGCCGCGTTTGTCCCGCTTCAGGGCTGCGTGTGCGCGAACCCGCCCGAAACCGTCGCCGCCGTGGACATCAACCGCTACATGGGCCTCTGGTACGAGATCGCCAAGTACCCGTTCTTCTTCGAGCGAGGACTGGTGGGCGTCACGGCGGAATACAGCCTGAACGAAAATGGGACCGTCAAGGTCGTGAACCGCGGGTTCAAGGAGACCTTTGACGGGGAGCTTTCGGAAATCGAGGGCAAGGCCACCGTGGCGGACAAGGAAACCAACGCCAAACTGACCGTGCAGTTCGGCCCCTTCCCCGTGGGCATTTTCGGGTCCAACTACTGGATCATCATGCTCGGCGACGACTATGAGTACGCCGTGGTCTCCAGCAAATGCCGGGACACGCTGTGGATTCTCAGCCGCACCCCGCAGATGGACGAGGCGGTGTACAACGGCATCGTTGCGGAGCTTGACGCGCGCGGCTTCGACACGTCCAAGCTGGAGCCCATGCCCCAGCAGCCCGCCGCCTGACAAGAAACTTCTGGAGACGGTTTGGGGCCGCCCGCTAAGGGCGGCCCCTTTTATTTGGAGCTTGCAGGGGGGGAGGGATTTCATGGGGGAGGGGACACGGGCTTCCATCCCGCGATTCTTGAGACGGCTCCATGACCTAACACACGGGCTGGAAGCCCGTGCCACCTCCCCTGCATGCCTCCCGGCG
This portion of the Candidatus Hydrogenedentota bacterium genome encodes:
- a CDS encoding lipocalin family protein, which produces MKRVLLATALIGAAFVPLQGCVCANPPETVAAVDINRYMGLWYEIAKYPFFFERGLVGVTAEYSLNENGTVKVVNRGFKETFDGELSEIEGKATVADKETNAKLTVQFGPFPVGIFGSNYWIIMLGDDYEYAVVSSKCRDTLWILSRTPQMDEAVYNGIVAELDARGFDTSKLEPMPQQPAA